AATGACAAAAGGAGTCAGTCAATGAAACATGTGAATTATGGAAGACTCATATCCTTTGGGAAAGATGCAGCTGAGTTACATTCCTCTAAGCTTGACATGTTGGATTTCAGGGTAATGATCCTAATTACACATTGTGTAAATTGTTTAGAAAATATTCctcctttcttccttttttttccctTCTCCAAACCTTCCAAGTTCCAACATCAAATATCCTGATTTGTCATTTTGACTGTCAGTAATTGAAATTTATATTTCTAGGTATTTAGCTAATTCAAGTTTGTCTTGCAAAATTAAATCCTATACAACTATCCAACTTTTTAAATTGCTCTGTATTCCTACAAGAAACAGATATTTCATTTTCCCTCCTGTTGAAGTCttacttattttctttttccttgttttttTGACGGGAAGTTGAAGTGTTACTTCATTCACTTCTATATGAATGGTATTAACGGATGGAAATATTTCTGCATCTGTCTATTGAATGTTGATATTCTTGAAGTTGTCGATACTTTCAAACCTCATGCAGTTGCCATCACCTTACTTGATTTACATTTTTTTGagtttcatattttttattacttgTGCAATTGACAGGGTTCTCTTAAGGGGAGGAGGAGTCATATGAACACGTCTACTTGTGATATTTGGACAGAGTATCATGAAATGGGTGTTGAGGGAATCAGAGCTGTTTCAGATTATAAAGCTTACACTGCTGATGCAGTTTTGGATCTCCTTCGTTTTGTTGCACCCAAGATGATGAAGCGCGGAGATGCGCATTTTTCTCATGGAATTGCTGACAATTTGGATGACCCAAAATACAAGCATTACAAATATTGGTCTAACCCCTTAGAAACAAGGTGAGATTCTCTACTTAATTGCTTTAGTGAACATTTTGTAGAAGTTGCACACAAGACTGCCAATCTAGAATCTGACAATTGTTGGCACTTGGCTACTACGTAAATTAATCATTTTATTACCTTTGTTGGTGGCATTGATGGATTCTTGCTTTTGCTATCTTCTATAATGTCGTATCCTGCTATCTTTTAAAATCCGTTGTTTATTCATACTACTTCTCTTTGTGGTTTGTTATATTTTTGTCCTGCTGCTGCAGATTACCACATGCTCCAGATATGGAGATTTACTCTATGTATGGGGTCGGGATCCCAACGGAAAGAGCCTATGTTTATAAGTCAACTTCCCAATCGGAATGCTACATTCCGTTTCAGATTGACACATCAGCAAATGGTGGAGATGAGGACCCTTGTTTAAAGGATGGAGTTTATAGTGCCAATGGGGATGAAACCGTTCCTGTTTTAAGTGCTGGTTTCATGTGTGCAAAAGGTTGGCGGGGAAAAACCCGTTTTAATCCTTCAGGCATCCGAACGTTCATAAGGGAGTATGAACACGCTCCTCCGGCTAATCTTCTAGAAGGAAGGGGAACCCAGAGTGGTGCTCATGTTGATATATTGGGGAACTTCGCACTTATTGAAGATATTATACGAGTAGCAGCAGGAGCCTCTGGTGAGGACTTAGGTGGAGATAGAGTTCACTCAGAGATTTTCAAATGGTctgaaaatattaatttaaagcTCTAGTTTCACATGGTAAGTTCCTCACTATAACCTACATAATTCTGCTATTGCATTCTTGAATTTGGTGTTCCATTTCATGTGATTCAAACTTGGTTATCTTTCAGGACTTGATGCTTATTGTTACTTATAGGCTCATTGATTTTTTACCAGTTTATAGATAAGAAAATCTTTGGCTCTGGAATGACATATAAATGGAGTCAATATTTTAGCTTTAACAAATGTTGGCATATTGACTGATTGGTTCTCACTGATTTTATACAGTCCAAGATCGAATCCTTTTTGCTTCAATCACATGGCTTTGAGGCAGAGCTGATGGTTACTGAGCTATGTGGCTGATAGACCAGTGGTGATGACAGCCGCAGCTTGATTTTTGACTCGGGTAGTGTCTATAGCGTTTCATCATTTTGGGAAAATGCCGAATCTATTTATAACCCTTTCTCCCCCAAAGAAAAATGGGGAAGAAAATTTGTATACCGAGACTAAAATTTTGTCGATTCCATTAATTCATCTTATCATTGTCAGTTGCCAGTGAGTGCTTGAATAGTGAGCTCCCTTGTGCGCATAAAAGATTATGAGCTTATacaaaagtaaataaataaatagaaagataaAGGTTAAGATTCTGTTCCTTAGTCCAACAAATAGGTTCATATAATATGCCGGAAACTCAAGTTTATGTTTATCCACATCTGCTTGATAATTGATATAATCCCAAACTAAAGAAATATCAAATTTGGTCCAATTCACATAATCAGATAATGTCTagctttctttgtttctttttttgttttggtgGGGAAGGATAATGttatgctttctttgttttctaCACAACAATGTCGCTCGTTATCCGTTAATGGCTAATCAGGAATCGTAATCCCCTATTGGATTAAATATAGTTGGAGAagtttaacttttttttagctCAACGTTCTTAATACATCACTAtcctttaataaaataaaaagttatatgACTAAATCAATTATCATGTAGTTATGTATAAATAtgtgttatttattttatttttaatgactattttagtaattaaatttttttgtgtatgaatagtataattgttaaaaaaaaaaaactaagaaataaaagagtatataagacttttttttttcttctcaaatTGACTAAACCCCAATATAATGCCTTGCGTGGAAATTAATTCATCATAATATTAAAATTCTgttatattttcatttttctcatcTATTATTTATGATCTCAAGTTACTTCAATCAAAATAAATCATAACCTAATTTAGTGATTAATTAAAAATCCGACCAATTAAATGAGAGTGAATTTAAGGCTTACACCGACTAAAACCAaaccaaaaaggaaaaaattaatGTAACTTCAATTCAATGAACAAATTCTTAAGGATTCATTGGTTTAGGcattttcattctattttttaaaaaaatgaaaaataattttaaaatatgattAGTGTTCTTGCCTGATTCTTTCGAGGTATAGCTCGTCCTCTGGTAAGGTCGGTGGACTTCTTGAGTGAACTGAGATATACGTCGGCAGAGGATGAACGGCGAGGgtgggtacctgcaaaggcactccgacgctcaagttagtATAAAGTGGATAATAGATCTTTATTTTTGGAAGAAGTGACATACCTCCCTTAGCTCTTCCCGTCTGCTTTATATTAATGGAAGAGGTCGGCCGTTTTCCTTAGGTCGTAACGCCCAGGAAGAGGATTAATTGTAAATCCGACGTTATTGATTAATGGTCGTTTATGGCCATTATGAAATCGTCGGTTATGACTGGATCTCAGGCGTTACCGAGCTATAACTCGTAACCGATGTTTACTGGTCATATCACAGCCCCCAAGCTTGACCTGTTTTTAAAGAGATAGGTTGAGTTTTATCATAGGCGAGTTATAGCTCGGTACACTGTGCCCCCAGATCAGCATATCTCTTTTAAAGTAACTGAAAAGACTGGCTAGTGTAATTATTACCCAAGTATCGATATgtgtaaaattttaattattactttttctaGATAGGTGCAAGTTCCAAGATTTAATTTTAACTGTTGGTAGTGTGTTTCATTTAATGGTATTGATGCTTATCATAGATTGAAGAAGTTGAGCAACCAAACGGTTAGCATTTTTCTTCCTTTGCCAGATTGGAGGATTTTATCCAGAATCTTTTAAACACTATGAGTACTAGAGGTTAGTAAGATATCTGTTCCTgcttatcatatcttttcttcTATTCCTCTGAGATTATTAAAAACAATGAGTGAGAAGAAAGTAAGATTACTACCCAAGGTCGAAGGCGACGAGTCGTACGACTGGGTTGATGATGATGTAAAAATAAGGGCTTCTTTATTTTCTGATAAGGATAGTGTTAATCAAGTTAATATGGCTAGGGTAGTGAAGCCTGGTTTTCGTTTGGAATTATTGCCATGCAATCGTTCTGATCGCGTCTTTCACAGAAAAAAGGACTTCGAAAACTTCTTTATGTATAGTTGTGTCTTAGAAGAACTGAGAATCCGACTCCCATTTAGTCAGTTTGAGTGTGACGTTTTGAAACAAATGAACTGTGCTCCGTCACAGGTTCATCCCAATGGTTGGGCGTTCATAAAGTGTTTTCAGGTTTTGATGAAATTTCTGGAAATTAATCCGGAGCTGGAgcttttcttttcattattcCAAGCCAAAGGGGTATGGAAGGGATTATGGGTAAACTTAAACAGCACACCTGGTTTTGCAgttttcaaattatataaatCTTCCTTCAAAGATTTCAaggaaatatttttaaaagttaagtCAGTGGATGAGAATTTCCCCTTTTCTCTAGATGAACACCTTGGGGAGAAATTTTCCTTGTATTGGTGTTGTCAACCTCAACATATCTTGGGTCCTGAATTGATAACTAGCCGAAATGAATGTATTATATCTTTTTTGATCGAAATGGTAGATAAGGGGGGACTGGTGTCTGTGTCTGAGTTGCTCCCTTGGGAGGATAATAGGTCGGCTGTGATGGATTATTTTGGTGAGATTATAGTCTGTGTTGAGTTGGTTTTTGGATTGAATAATTGTTTTACTGATGATTACTTTTTGTTTGTGTGACAGCCGGAAGATTTCCGGGAGTGTCGGCTTCTACCCTTAGGGCGCAATTGAAATCCAAGAATTTTGAAGGTTCGTCTTCAAATGCTGAAAAAATGGATGTTGGGGGTGAAGTTGACCAGCCCCTTCCTCGGAAGAAAGGGATTGTATTTAAGAAAAGGAAAACTGATGGTGCTGTTACCGCTAGGGAACAGGGCAAAGAAGGTGTTATTCAACTTGAAGACCTGTCCAGTTTTAGTGCAAAACAGGATAAGCTCCACGCTTTTGAAAATGACGGAGATGGTTCATCTGTTTGGGATCGGGGGTTTCCCTTCAATGTTGTTGCAGACGAGGTTGTCCAAAGTTTTTCAGACATAGCGCGGGTTGAAGAGGCTGGGGATGTAGGAGTTGATCAATTTCTTCAAGTTAGCTTATCTTGATGACCTGTCTTAATCAAATATTTGTATTGTAGGCTTTACGCTGCTAAATTTGTAATTTTCGGGTGTTGGATTTTCGTTTGGCCTGTATTGGCCGAAGTCAAGAGAAAAAGCATAAGAAAATTGCTACTGAGATTAATCAGTGCGCTGTTTTGAAGGAACAACTGACTTCGAAAGAAGCTGTCCTAACTGAACTAAAGAAAAATGTTTCTGATTTGGAAGAGGAACTGAAGGTTGAGAAAGAAAGTCGTGAAAAGGCTTCCGAGctgttgaaaaagaaagaaactgAGCTTGAAGATATAAATAAACGAGTTATTGATCTAACCATTCAAAGGAAGGAGTTTGAGGCGAGCAGAGAGGGTGACATTCTTGACGCCTTTGCTGAAGGCTTCGAACGGGCTGTGACCCAGGTGAAGTTTCTTAATCCTGATGGTGACTTTTCACTACTGGATCCGAGTAAGGTGGTTCGGGATGGGCAGCTTGTAGATGATGAAGAGGTGATCGAAGAAGGTGGTGATAATTTAGTGAACTAGtttgttttctgtttttattttggGAATCATAGCCCATGACTGTGTTATTCTGTTTAAGAACTTTGTGTAATTAGGTTTTGTATGACCCTAATTACTTTGTCTGATACCCATGAAAGGGGTTTTTGAACTGTACTTTGAGTATTGCTCTGCATATTATCTGGTTTGTCTGTTAAGAGGAGCGATTTGTAATGTGATGACAAATTTTCTCATGATGTTTTTTGCAAATTTAAGGTAAGGATAAATAACATGCTAACAATTGTTGTAAATATAATTGAATTTTATTCACAGCAGTACCTTAACAATTTAATTCTGGTAAGctagcctcgttaaaaccttctTAAGCAAGACCCTTTAGGGAAAAATCTCAAGTGACGAAAAAGAgtactgataaaccccattttgagggtttatcttgtgctgatttcagggattttatcaatgattccacatactttctatatgaaaataagagattttgtgttcctttcctagttttgccccatggatgaaaacatgcttattttgcaccaaaatagatacatttctaatcttctcttgatgccattcgatgccgtgacctgtgtgttaagtggtttcagaatatagggcagggatggaccggaagagagaatgaggacgggtgcaaaggaagggatcatgagaattgagccttggaaatctcagcatgggcgcgtgcgcgcacttgacgcgtccgcgtggatggaGCAACTAGAAGTCGAagccaagagccaagccacgagccggcttacgtagcggctaagccatgatcttcatgggtgcgcacgcgtacatcacgcctccgcgcacattacaagatgcttcggtggcgcgcgcgcgtaccttgcgcgtgcgcgccgatgttcgaatacgatttttttaagaagtcacgtgacttaggcgtggaggtaGTTGGGAATCCCATTCTGGGAaaatgccttggcgggaaaagcttaagaagaccaaaggagtaagggttaaggacacttagttcattttctagatttgagatatttttgagggatagttagttacactcttggagaaggagagagagattccaagctttcactagggttcatcttcatccaatttctgaattttcaatcactctttggtgagatccattgcaattctcacttcactttgttcatgtcatagattttcttctccaatttcaagtagtagttgtaattgctcaattctcatagatatagaattcaactttgtagttttggatttcatcaatactttgagaatttgattttcattgttgcTCTTTGATACTTGTTGTAagttccttgtgttgcaatacttttaattctactttTCTCTCATTTTACAAAgactttcattcttgctcatcaaatgtttgataaaatgtcaacactagttatggagtagaaatttctcacttggcatagggttgggccattagaagaagttgaatagttgtgtcaattgttgatttggaattagggattgctaattgacttggagtgcactaaagctagattcccatgaggtgaagctaggacttgtgactcaagttgattattttcatttgactttcctctatacctaggggataactaaatgaagcaaggcctaattgttgtcatcattgaatgaactataaggatagaacttctaatgccaaccctaagccaagtcttttaatgattgattgtttgtttcctattactttgctaaaaccttcaaagagtcctaacaaggctttctaatcaataagatgcacactttggcaattccaagggaggacgactcgggagactagtactctcggatatagatagtaggattgtttggtacgaaatttaagtgtcgattagactatactcacgatcatattcatctttgaattctaattcggcatgctaaatttcgtttatcaagTACTAGCATTCTGCTTTTTGTCTTAACTGTAATATTGCTTTAAAGAGTTGATATTCCATGTACTCGGGAGCTTATTACCATCCAAATATTCTAGTCTGTAAGCTCCTCTCCCGAGGACTTAAAGTATGCGGTAAGGTCTATCCCATGTTGCTGCAAGCTTTCCATGGGAAGGTGGTCGGCGAGCTTCTTCAGTTTTTCTCAGCACAAGATCTCCAATGTTGAAGGATCTTGGCTGAACTCGTTTAGCATGTCTTCGGCCAAGCTGCTGTTGTAAAGCTCGGTGGTGAATGGCTGCTGTATTCCTGACTTCCTCTAATAAGTCGAATTCTGCTTGGCGAGCTTGATCATGATTCTCTGCTTGCGTTCGTAAAGATTGTTGCGAAATTTCTAGAGGAATCATTGCCTCAGACCCATATACCAAGCAGAACGGGGTTTCTTTAGTTGATGTGTGTACTGTAGTGTTGTATGACCACAATACTTCTGGAACTAGCTCAGCCCAAAGTCCCTTGGCGTCGTCGAGCTTTTTCCTTAAAGCGTGCAGGAGGACCTTATTAGCGGCTTCGGCTAAGCCATTGGATTGTGGGTGCTCCATAGATGAGAAGTGCTGGTTTATCTTTAGGTTCtgcaaaaaaattttaaaattatgatcGGTAAATTACCGACCATTGTCTGTGACAATATGTCGAGGAATTCCAAATCGGCATATGATATATTTCCAAACAAAGGATATCATCTGGGAAGATGTGATTCTTGCCAAGGGTTGTGCTTCAATCCACTTGCTGAAATAATCAATAGCAACTACTAAATATTTCATCTGTCTTGGAGCAGTGAGAAACGGGCCGAGGATATCGATCCCCCACTGATTAAATGGCCAACTTATGATAGACTGGTGAAGATGCTCGGCTGGAATGTTAATGATCGGTGCGTGCTTTTGACATTGAGCGCAAGTTCTGACCTTTTTTCTGCTATCCTCCCAGAGGCTCGGCCAATAGAAACCGGCTTGAAGTATTTTTTGTGCTAGGCTCCTTGCCCCTGAGTGTATCCCACATATTCCTTCATGAGCCTCGGCTAGTACAAGATCAGCCTCATTCCTGTCCAAACATTTCAAAAGTGGTCGGGAATATCCCCGCCTATATAGAACATTATTCATTAATGTGAAGAAAGAGGCTTGTCGTCGGAATCCCTTCTCATTTGAGATTCCTTCTGGAACAGAGCCGTCCTTTAGGTATTGTATGTAAGGTAGTTGCCAACTTTTCTCATTTAAAGCGTTTAAAGTACTAACGATATATATGCTCAGCTTATCTAAAGTCGATTGTAGTAGTGTTGCTGTGTGTGATTGTGTAGTAGCTAATTTTGATAGAATGTCAGCCCTATTGTTTTGGTCTCTGGAATGTGgcaaatttctatttttttaaaattatttagtaaTTACTGAACAATTTCTAAATATTTCAATAAAACTTGGTCTTtagtttgaaaaattttatttacttgTTGGACCATTAACAAAGAATCACAATAGACTTTTAAGCTGGTAATGTGTAAATCAACAGCTAACCTGAGCCTAGCGACTAGGGCTTCGTATTCAGCCTGGTTATTACTTGCTTTAAAGGAGAAGCGGAGAGAATATTCGAGGATGATACCCTCCGGACTCTCCAATAGTATTCCTGCCCCCGACGCTTGGGGGTTTGAAGCTCCATCCACAAACAAGGTACATTCTGAGAATTCTTCTTCCAGACCTGGCTGGGTGAGCTCTGCCACAAAATTGGCTAAGTATTGGAACTTGACAGATCCTCTTGGTTGGTATTGAATGTCAAACTCTGAAAGCTCAATGGCCCATTTGGTAAGTCTGCCTGCTAATTCCGGCTTTGAGAGGATCTGCCGAAGAGGTTGTTCGGTTCTGACGATTATAGTGTGTCCCTGGAAGTATGGTCGGAGTCGTCTCGACGAGAAGACCAAGGCCAGTGCGAGTTTTTCTAACCTTGGGTAGCGAAGCTCGGCGCCTTGGAGTGACCTGCTTAAAAAATAGATCGGCTGTTGACCTATCTGTGTTTCTGTTACAAGGACAGAGCTAATTGCCACATCAGTAATAGAcaagtatatatataatggCTCATTAATCCTTGGCTTTTGTAAAACAGGTGGTTTTGAAAGGAATTGTTTTAGATTTTGAAATGCAGTTTCACAGTTTTCAGTCCATTCAAAATGTtttgtgttattttttaaacattggaaaaaaaataaaagactttAATGTCAAACAGGGTAGAAATCTTGATAAAGTCGTGAGCCGCCCTGTTAGTCGTTGAACTTCTTTTACTGACTTTGGATTTTTCATATCTAGTATCGCCTGAAATTTTTCCGGATTTGCTTCTATTCCTCGGCTAGTGAGGATGAATCCGAGGAATTTTCCTTCGCATACTCCGAAAGCACACTTTTCAGGATTCAATCTCATATTATATCGTCGGATTTGCCCAAAAATCTTGGTTAGGTCTTTGACATGAGAGTTGCCGACCATGGTTTTAGCGACCATGTTGTCCACATAAACTTCGATATTCCGACCTATTTGGTTCTCGAAGACCTTATTCATTAGTCTTTGGTATGttgctcctgcattctttaaaCCAAAGGGCATAACATTGTAGCAATAATTACCATATTCAGTTATGAAGGCAGTTTTCTCTTGGTCAGATGGATGCATAAGGATCTGGTTATAGCcagagtatgcgtccataaaacTTAATGAACCATAACCGCAAGAATTGTCAACTAAAGTGTCAATGCAAGGTAAAGGATAAGCATCtttaggacatgccttatttaagtcAGTGAAATCGACGCACATACGCCACTTACCGCTGTTCTTTTTTACCATAACAACATTGGCGAGCCATGTTGTGAATCTGATTTCTCGAATGAAGTTAGCCGTAATGAGCTTTTTGACCTCCTCAAGAGATGCAAGGCGTTTCTCGGCGCCGagatttcttttcttttgcgaGATTGGCTGAGCTTCAGGATTAATTGCCAATTTGTGCGTAATGATAGATGGATCTATTCCGGGCATATCGGCAGGGGTCCAGGCAAATAAATCGGCATTGTCACGCAAAAACCGTATAAGGGAATCTTTTTCCTCCTTACTTATCGTCGTCCCTACAAAAGTGAATTTCATGGGATCATCGGTTAGGGGGACCTTCATTAAGTCCTCATTTGGCATGGGCCGATCTTCAAAGTCGGCTCTTGGATCTATTTCTGTCAATCTTGGCTGGTCAGGTTGTATGGAGTTGACCTGCGCCATGTTACTCCTTTTGATGGGCTTCAAGCTTATGTTGTAGCATTGCCGAGCTTCCTGGAGGTCGCCGTATATGGTCGCCACTTCATTATCCTGTACAGAAAACTTAACACAAAGGTGAACTGTAGATACAATTGCTGCAAATCTATTTAAAAATGGTCTACCTAAGATAAGATTATATGGACTAAAGCAGTCGACAACAAGATATTGAATGTCTTGTGTCTTAAATAATGGTTGCTCACCGAGTGTGGTTTGTAACCACACGGAACCCAGAACAGGAACTCGTTCTCCCGAAAATCCGACCAAGTCACCATGGTATGGTTGCAAGATATTGCTACTTAACTTCATCTTTTCGAAAGTggtaaaaaataatacatcagCACTGCTCCCAGGATCGAGGAGTACTTTGCGGACTATTAAGTCTCCCAACTGAACGGAAATTACCACCGGGTCGTCATAATTAGCATCGGTGTGATTAAAGTCGGTTGAACGGAAAGTCATTTCTGGGAAGTGTTTATTCGGCTGTGGAACCTTAGGGGCGTCCGTTACTGCCGACATGGCCCTATAAGTTCTTTTTCGAGCCGAGCTTGTATTTCCGCCCCCAGCATATCCTCCTGAAATACAATTGATAATTTCTCGAGGTTAGGCTGGtgctttatctttttcttttggtgATGGGGTTGCTGCTGATGGGTCGGAGGCCGAGGTTACGTTCTTTTGCATATGCCCTGCAATAAACTTATCAAGATGGCCCTGTCTTGCGAGGCGCTCGAGGAGATCTTTAACAATCACACATTCATCGGTTGTATGCCCGTACTTCTTATGAAAAGTGCAATATTTAGATTTATCGACAGTTTTGGACTCTGGGTAAGCTCCAGCCTTACGAGGAGGCTTGATTAATTTGGAATTAAGTATTTCTTTGATGATGTCATCCCTTTTTGCGTTGAACTTGGTGTACGAGTCGTAGCGGGGGACAGGTTTAAAGGGTTTCTTGCTATCCCGAGGTTTATCATCATCCTTGATGATAGCTGATTTTTCTGTCTTTCGGGCTTGGCGAAGTTCTTCAACATCTATCTGTCCCTTGGCTTTTTCGCGAAATTCTGCTAGGGTTTTTGGTTTAGTTACAGCAATTGTCTCTTGGAACTTGCCGAGACAAAGACCGCTTTTAATGGCGTGGAGATGGATTTCAGGATGAAGATCGGGGATTCTCATGGCGACCTTTGTAAAGCGAGTAATATAATCTTTCAGGCTTTCTTGTGGCCCTTGTTTGATGGTCGTCAGATAGTCTGAATCATGCAGGTATATTGCTGATGCTGCAAAGTGATCCTCGAATTGTCTGGCCAATTCCTGGAAACGCGATATTGAATCTGCAGGCAAAGAGCAAAACCAGTCAAGTGCAGGACCGTCTAAAAATGATGGAAAACAACGACATAGAATAGGGTCGGATGCACCGTTAACGATCATAATAGATCGgaattttttaatatgttgCTTCGGGTCTCCTAAGCCATCATATGGGGTTAAAGTCGTCGGCAGGGTGAACTGTCTGGGGAGTTGAAAATTCATTATGTCGGCCGTATATGGGCCAGCGGAGTTGTCGCGCTCCTCGTCCTCCGCGTCTGGTTgagcctcttcctcctcctgcTGAGGTGTTTCAGAAATATGGGTTGGCATTGATTGACGCTCATGATTTTCGTCTCGGTTATGATGATGATTGTTGTGCTCTAACCGAGCATTAACCAATTTTGCAATTTGATCTTGCATTCTTTGATTTTCCTCCGTCATTCGTTGATTTGCTTGTTGAAGCTCGGTCACCATCTGTAAGAGCTCGGATGAGGTAGGGGAGGAACATCAGCCATGAACGTATTTCAAGGATGTTTTGGGACCTTTTTGAATGATATATCAAGACTATtcggccccacggtgggcgccaaatGTTCTTGCCTGATTCTCCCGAGGTATAGCTCGTCCTCTGGTAAGGTCGGTGGACTTCTTGAATGAACTGAGATATACGCCGGCAGAGGATGAACGGCGAGGgtgggtacctgcaaaggcactccgacgctcaagttagtATAAAGTGGATAATAGATCTTTATTTTTGGAAGAAGTGACATACCTCCCTTAGCTCTTCCCGTCTGCTTTATATTAATGGAAGAGGTCGGCCGTTTTCCTTAGGTCGTAACGCCCAGAAAGAGGATTAATTGTAAATCCGACGTTATTGATTAATGGTCGTTTATGGCCATTATGAAATCGTCAGTTATGACTGGATCTCAGGCGTTATCGAGTTATAATTCGTAACCGATGTTTACTGGTCATATC
Above is a genomic segment from Arachis stenosperma cultivar V10309 chromosome 1, arast.V10309.gnm1.PFL2, whole genome shotgun sequence containing:
- the LOC130984162 gene encoding uncharacterized protein LOC130984162, whose amino-acid sequence is MVTELQQANQRMTEENQRMQDQIAKLVNARLEHNNHHHNRDENHERQSMPTHISETPQQEEEEAQPDAEDEERDNSAGPYTADIMNFQLPRQFTLPTTLTPYDGLGDPKQHIKKFRSIMIVNGASDPILCRCFPSFLDGPALDWFCSLPADSISRFQELARQFEDHFAASAIYLHDSDYLTTIKQGPQESLKDYITRFTKVAMRIPDLHPEIHLHAIKSGLCLGKFQETIAVTKPKTLAEFREKAKGQIDVEELRQARKTEKSAIIKDDDKPRDSKKPFKPVPRYDSYTKFNAKRDDIIKEILNSKLIKPPRKAGAYPESKTVDKSKYCTFHKKYGHTTDECVIVKDLLERLARQGHLDKFIAGHMQKNVTSASDPSAATPSPKEKDKAPA